A section of the Phacochoerus africanus isolate WHEZ1 chromosome 4, ROS_Pafr_v1, whole genome shotgun sequence genome encodes:
- the LOC125124493 gene encoding olfactory receptor 4C11-like, with protein MQQNNSITEFILLGLTQDPKKQKMVFVIFFIFYVGTLGGNLLIIVTIKSSQTLGSPMYFFLFYLSLVDACFSTSIAPRFIVDTLSTKKIISYNECLIQVFAWHLFGYMEILVLMAMDRYVAICKPLNYPTIMRCQVCIILIAFMWIGSFIHSMAQIILALRLPFCGSNLIDHYCCDKQPSFKPTCIDIDMMDLLVAFNSRALCASSFVILMISYIVTLHLL; from the coding sequence ATGCAGCAAAACAACAGTATCACTGAGTTCATCCTCTTAGGATTGACACaggatcctaaaaagcaaaaaatggtgTTTGTGATCTTCTTCATTTTCTATGTGGGAACCTTGGGGGGCAATCTGCTTATCATTGTGACCATCAAGTCTAGCCAAACACTTGGGAgccccatgtatttcttcctgttttatttgtCCTTGGTTGATGCCTGCTTTTCAACTTCCATAGCCCCTAGATTCATTGTGGATACTCTGTctacaaagaaaatcatatctTACAATGAGTGCCTGATTCAGGTCTTTGCATGGCACTTATTTGGCTACATGGAGATCCTTGTCCTCATGGCCATggatcgctatgtggccatctgcaagcccttGAATTACCCAACCATCATGAGGTGCCAGGTCTGCATCATCCTGATTGCTTTTATGTGGATAGGGTCTTTTATACATTCTATGGCTCAGATTATTCTGGCCTTGAGACTGCCCTTCTGTGGATCCAATTTGATTGATCACTACTGCTGTGATAAGCAGCCCTCGTTTAAACCCACCTGCATAGATATTGATATGATGGACCTACTGGTGGCATTTAACAGCAGGGCCCTTTGTGCAAGCAGTTTTGTGATTCTGATGATCTCATATATTGTCACCTTGCATTTGCTGTAA